The following are encoded together in the Glycine max cultivar Williams 82 chromosome 8, Glycine_max_v4.0, whole genome shotgun sequence genome:
- the LOC100791765 gene encoding uncharacterized protein LOC100791765 translates to MGTEFETIEARITSMLPQLQSECGILQRMVYKNKNQHRRSSYFQRLLKVRRDLRLLQSANMEELVSSCLLVIKGDRPKQKLHLLGSLKRRKCDGDKHNFMERLLGAARLLAEMVEPILKAASEVSVLFAQSFFMGFSVTIMALLARLRVLVQQILLDVVSLFNMVSSLSISKQSIKITHNGIEVFRDFYPVSDDFVTLECVWKSDKFILLERKHKTNDESHVEDSGGNVSVQTSDVNYNSIESFLGDDQLFHERVEADVVAKEDPNHIDDMNTDLLTGSSQIDDKETRYSDQDTTKAFINESSQEAGLPASSRSSTNDKLQSCPKKVAFVSIKNLTLMRHKS, encoded by the exons ATGGGAACCGAATTTGAAACAATAGAGGCAAGAATTACATCTATGCTTCCCCAGCTCCAATCTGAGTGTGGCATCCTACAGAGAATGGTGTACAAGAATAAGAACCAGCACCGGCGCAGCTCCTATTTCCAGCGTCTTTTGAAG GTTAGGAGGGATTTAAGACTTCTGCAATCGGCAAACATGGAGGAGCTTGTATCATCATGTCTCCTTGTTATCAAAGGAGATAGACCAAAACAGAAGCTTCATCTTTTAGGGAG cttaaaaaggagaaaatgtgatggtgataaacataattttatggAGCGTCTGTTAGGAGCTGCACGCTTACTAGCTGAG ATGGTTGAACCTATACTGAAGGCTGCTTC TGAGGTATCTGTGTTGTTTGCTCAATCTTTTTTTATGGGATTTTCTGTGACAATCATGGCTTTGCTTGCACGTCTTCGAGTTCTGGTTCAACAA ATACTGCTTGATGTTGTTTCATTGTTCAACATGGTTTCTTCCCTCTCTATATCGAagcaatcaataaaaataactcATAATGGAATTGAG GTTTTTAGAGATTTCTACCCTGTTAGTGATGATTTTGTTAcattagagtgtgtttggaaatCAGACAAGTTTATATTACTTGAGAGGAAGCATAAAACGAATGATGAAAGTCATGTTGAGGACTCTGGTGGAAATGTTTCTGTCCAAACATCAGATGTTAATTATAATAgtattgagtcttttcttgggG ATGATCAGCTTTTCCATGAGAGAGTAGAAGCAGATGTTGTTGCAAAAGAAGATCCTAATCATATCGATGATATGAATACTGATTTGTTGACTGGCTCATCACAAATTGATGACAAGGAAACTAGGTATAGTGATCAAGACACCACAAAAGCCTTCATCAACGAATCTTCACAAGAGGCTGGTTTGCCTGCATCATCAAGGTCTTCTACCAATGATAAACTTCAATCTTGTCCGAAGAAGGTCGCATTTGTCTCAATCAAGAATCTTACATTAATGCGACACAAATCTTAG
- the LOC100791233 gene encoding DEAD-box ATP-dependent RNA helicase 28, translated as MKSLKLQQQQQRLLYYQKKKNPSKNLRQKEPTMSPSFVFDPPSDEEIEHSEHEEEEEEESVGEPESGSESESEGEGGEVEEGHKEARVPKKKKKKTQSPWDFAKYTESVAEEHARRSTTSVDEKISKALKQRSTPLVAELDHSSESEPDEQEDYRPEEEDEEEGNDGDIKSFFAPSGGTSFHADSFLQLNLSRPLLRACEALGYSKPTPIQAACIPLALSGRDICGSAITGSGKTAAFALPTLERLLFRPKRMRAIRVLILTPTRELAVQVHSMIEKLAQFTDIRCCLVVGGLSTKVQEAALRTMPDIVVATPGRMIDHLRNAMSVDLDDLAVLILDEADRLLELGFSAEIQELVRLCPKKRQTMLFSATMTEEVDELIKLSLSKPLRLSADPSTKRPATLTEEVVRIRRMREVNQEAVLLAMCSKTFTSKVIIFSGTKQAAHRLKIIFGLAGLKAAELHGNLTQAQRLEALEQFRKQQVDFLVATDVAARGLDIIGVQTVINFACPRDLTSYVHRVGRTARAGREGYAVTFVTDNDRSLLKAIAKRAGSKLKSRIVAEQSIHKWSHIIEQMEDQISEVLHEEREERVLRKAEMEATKAENMIAHREEIFSRPKRTWFVTEKEKKLAAKASKASMDKCKSSGKEVISAEQAEDLRMKEKRKREREKHLPRKKRRKLEAAREMLEEEEDDKQVETKGGNKKEKGGMSLVDLAYRRAKAVKAVKKALDSGKIVEKNKKKSNNNSRKTPSRTEEMRELFQTDMKDKKSKRRGVGGGKKSKSSFKSKSRYKRK; from the exons ATGAAATCGTTGAAattgcagcagcagcagcaacgaCTACTATACTACCAGAAAAAGAAGAACCCTTCTAAAAACCTGCGGCAAAAAGAACCAACAATGTCGCCGAGCTTCGTCTTCGACCCTCCTAGCGACGAAGAAATCGAACACTCCGaacacgaagaagaagaagaagaagaatcagtAGGAGAACCAGAGTCAGGATCAGAATCAGAGTcagaaggagaaggaggagaagtAGAAGAAGGGCATAAAGAAGCGCGGGTtccgaagaagaagaagaagaaaacacagTCTCCATGGGACTTCGCCAAATACACGGAATCAGTGGCCGAGGAACACGCTCGCAGGAGCACAACCTCGGTCGACGAGAAAATCTCAAAAGCACTCAAACAACGTTCCACGCCTCTCGTTGCTGAGCTCGACCACAGCTCCGAGTCCGAACCTGATGAACAA GAAGATTATAGACcggaggaagaagatgaagaagagggTAATGATGGTGACATCAAATCCTTTTTTGCTCCTTCTGGTGGAACCTCTTTCCATGCCGATTCCTTCTTGCAGCTCAATTTGTCTCGCCCTTTGCTCCGGGCTTGTGAGGCCTTGGGGTATTCTAAACCAACACCAATTcag GCAGCTTGTATTCCATTGGCATTGAGTGGTCGTGATATATGTGGTAGTGCCATTACCGGGTCAGGGAAG ACAGCTGCATTTGCACTACCTACTTTAGAGAGGTTGTTGTTCCGTCCAAAGCGCATGCGTGCAATAAGGGTCCTCATTCTTACTCCGACCAGAGAGTTGGCAGTCCA AGTTCACAGTATGATAGAGAAGCTTGCTCAGTTTACTGATATAAGGTGTTGCCTGGTTGTTGGGGGTCTGTCAACAAAG GTGCAAGAGGCTGCTTTGAGAACAATGCCAGACATTGTTGTGGCTACTCCAGGACGCATGATAGACCATTTACGCAATGCTATGTCCGTGGATTTGGATGATCTTGCTGTTCTAATCCTTGATGAGGCAGATCGTCTATTGGAGCTTGGATTTAGTGCTGAAATTCAAGAACTT GTTCGCTTGTGTCCCAAAAAAAGGCAGACTATGTTGTTTTCAGCAACAATGACTGAGGAGGTTGATGAACTTATTAAACTTTCCCTGTCAAAGCCCTTGCGTCTTTCTGCTGATCCATCTACAAAACGGCCAGCAACCTTGACTGAGGA GGTTGTTAGAATACGAAGAATGCGTGAAGTAAATCAGGAAGCAGTTCTTCTTGCAATGTGCTCCAAAACTTTTACTTCCAAAGTCATCATCTTCAG TGGAACAAAGCAAGCTGCACATAGATTGAAGATTATATTTGGATTAGCTGGCTTAAAAGCTGCTGAGCTTCATGGAAATCTTACTCAAGCCCAGCGCCTTGAA GCTTTGGAACAGTTCAGGAAGCAGCAAGTGGATTTTTTGGTTGCAACAGATGTGGCTGCCCGT GGCCTTGACATTATTGGTGTTCAAACAGTTATCAACTTTGCATGTCCACGTGATCTTACCAG cTATGTTCATCGAGTGGGTCGTACTGCAAGAGCCGGAAGAGAAGGATATGCTGTCACTTTTGTGACTGACAATGACCGATCACTTTTAAAAGCCATT gcaAAGAGGGCAGGTTCAAAGCTGAAAAGCCGTATTGTTGCTGAGCAATCTATACATAAGTGGTCTCATATAATTGAGCAAATGGAAGACCAAATTTCTGAAGTACTTCATGAAGAGAg AGAAGAAAGAGTTCTAAGAAAAGCTGAAATGGAGGCCACAAAG GCCGAAAACATGATTGCACATAGGGAAGAGATCTTTTCCCGCCCCAAAAGAACCTGGTTTGTCACAGAGAAGGAGAAAAAGCTTGCTGCAAAAGCATCCAAG GCATCCATGGATAAGTGCAAGAGTTCTGGGAAAGAGGTTATTAGTGCTGAACAAGCTGAAGACCTCAGAATGAAGGAGAAGAGGAAGCGAGAGCGAGAG AAACATTTGCCTAGAAAGAAGCGTAGAAAGTTGGAAGCAGCTAGAGAGATgttggaggaggaggaggatgacAAACAAGTAGAG ACTAAGGggggaaataaaaaagaaaagggtggAATGTCACTTGTTGATCTTGCTTACCGACGGGCAAAAGCAGTGAAGGCTGTCAAGAAGGCCTTAGATTCTGGCAAGATTGTggagaagaataaaaagaaatctAATAATAATTCCCGAAAAACTCCTTCAAGGACAGAAGAGATGCGGGAGTTATTCCAGACTGACATGAAGGATAAAAAGTCAAAAAGAAGAGGTGTGGGAGGAGGAAAGAAGTCAAAGAGTTCATTCAAAAGCAAGTCAag GTACAAGCGCAAGTAG